gagttctcaagttcgaaaccccttgctaGCGAAAGTAAGGGGTTTGCCTCCTGGGTCGAGCttgtcgcaccgggcttgcctagtgcgggttacctctcctatgtggtttgcgagctattgcataggagcggggcttttaccctgtgcgcacccaaaggttAGCGGCtacgggtttcccttgtcatcaaacaaaaaaaaaaactatcaaaGAAAAGGATATATGACAATTTCCTTCTCATAAGTGTATTTGAAGGGCTTGCATCTCGGTATTGGCCCATCTTCTCCGGTAATTATCGATGTGCATCTACCCAATCTGGTTTGTTAGAGGTAAGAAACCTGTCAATAATTTGGggaagaaaagaaggaagagAATCGTACAAAAGAACTAAATTACAGTTATTTTTACCTTGCAATATCACCtcgtaaaatatttaaaaggacTGTTTCAGCAATGTCATCTGCATTATGTCCGGTAACGAGCTTGTCAACCTTTAGCAGTGCAGCACCTCGATCAAGGGCcttacaaaacaaaaactaatCAATATGATCTCTATATTACCAGTTTCAAAGAAGTACCATGAAACTGCAACAGTAAGTGGAAAAGAAAGCATTCCAAACATATTTACTACAAGAAGCATGCAAAGAAAGACACTTCTAAAGACTGAACTAAGCTTGGTCACTTCCATAGCAAGAAACAGAAGATTATGTCAGCCACAGAGTAGAGttccaaaatatttcaaaagcTGTTTTGTTCTCTTGCATACAGCTTTTGTGCAACAACATCTATTACATAGAGATTTGCTGGGAAGGTGCAAACTGTGTGCCAGATGTTGGAGacatttatccaaaaaaaatcctCAAACCCAAAGGCAAGTGTGTCGAATTACCTGCCGACGAAAAACACCACAAAATGTGCAGTTGTTCTTCAAGCCTATCAATTTCACTATTTCATCCATTGTCCACCCATACAATTCACTGTAGGAAACTACTTTTAAAGGAAGTCCATACTGCAAGGAGAAGATAGCAATGACATGGTCATAATAAATTGAGAAGATATAGAGGTTAAAAATTTGCAAGTTAAAAAATCAAACTCATCTAGTGTAGAAACTATAGATGCTGCAAAGACACCGTAACACTTGGAAAAATGACAACTACAGATGCTAAAGAGACACTCAAGTAACTACTGAAAATTATCACAGAAGAaagcacctcaactaattccacgaTGTACAGGGtacctcccaccaacacaaGTACTAAGTAACTCTGGAAAAGGTAATTTCTTAGAGGTGTTCTTTACATTTCTACTGACACACAGATCTATAACAAGAATTTAGAAAATCTCCTAGCGAACTTTGAACTTAATGCAAGCTTACCCAACATGACTATGCCATAATACGAACTAGTTGGTATCCTCAATGTCATTTAGAGGGGGgaaaaagagagagaagaaaaCATCAGAGGGATGATGTTTCAATTTTCACTCAGTAACTGCTCAATGCTATGCCCCGTAAAGGGATATGAAATAGCAGCACTCAAAAAATTTGTACATcattaaccgtggtgcacttgcgggaaactccttgccgagggcctgtgcacccccgggattagtcggggctcaaagagactcggacacccggtgcaaatcaaaaaaaataaaataaaatttgtacatCAGCCAATGCGAATATACAAATTTCCTGCAATTCTAGTAAAGAAAACGGATTATGTATATATCAACAGTTATGGAGTTTTGACATTCAGTTGTGatcataaaacatataattcCATAAGCCAGAGAACATTTGCAAAGAGCAAGACACCATTCTTGCATTGTCTCGTCTGTGACCACACAAACATCATTCTTGCTCTTGCTGCATTGAATGAGATGGTTCAAACGGAGATGCTGGTGAAGGAAGTAAGCTACAACTTTGGGATTTTTCTGCTGTTTGACAATAATATAGGAAATATGGTTGTAATCCAAACACCTTTACAGATGGTATTTGCAAATAAACTTGGCCAAGAAAAGATGGGTTGATGATTCAACTGCAATATTCATATTTGAAGTTCGTTCGGACTAGTTTAGGATCTATGGTTAACAAAAGACAAGGTTCCATTCCTCTTCTCCATCAAAGCATTGTAGCATCTAGCacaagagggctaagacaaGCCATATCCCAAGATATACACACACTGTGTTGGTCAacttaaaaacaaacaaacaagtGACATAAGCTGGCGTTCGTGCAGTTTTTCTCTCACAAGTTAGCAACAAAAGTCAAAGATAAAGATGAAACATAGGAGAGTTCACAGAGTTAGTAGTTATTTAATGAGACCTAGGATTCAAACTGACAGCTTAACAAGATTTTTTCCCTGCCTGTATTTCATTTCTTTTGACTGTTTCAAGAGAATCATCCCTGTAACCAGTTATGCCTTCATCCACTGATAGTAAGAAGAGATCCAATCCATAGTTGTGTCTACGGTTCAACTCTGACATTACATAAGCAAGTACTGTTGAATCTGCAAATAAACCGATTACCATAACAGCTGAGATTAATTCCATCACAAAGGAAGAAGGCATGCTTAAAATGAAACAGTATCTATTACATATGAGAAGCATCCCAGTTAACAGAAAAGCTCTCCACTATAGGACCATTTACAGCAGCAGCACAATAGCCACGGTGAAGACATAGTAACCATGACAAGTTTAATGGGGTTTTGCAATATAAGGTACAAATCAATGTTTATTAGTAGTAAATGATAGTAACTCGGGCTAAAAACGAGCTTAAGAGAGTGACAGAGTCAACCGCGAAGTATGTGCGGGTCCACAAGTGAGTAACAGGaccattaaaataatttttcatgacTAGGATACAAGTTGGAAGGGATTTGGATGGAATAAGTTGCCCAATGGATGAGAGAAGCAAAAATGGTCCCAAGTCCAAGTTAAACAGTGCACTTACGCCCCATGGAAGCTCCATGGCATGAGAGAGTTGCCAGAGAGAACTGAGAAGTAGGGCAGTAGAGTTAAGTCCCAAGGCAGCTCCAGGGGCACGAGAAAATTTTTGCGGAGAGAGAAAAATACTTTACTTTTGAACTTGGTTAAGATCTTTTGGAAGGGTTTCAACCTAGGCACTCAAGGTACTCAAAAGGTGAGTAACATGACTATATACATAGATTTTCAACACTTCATGCTCCTAACATCACCTGGAAAATCCCTAGATTCCAAGAAACATCTTCAGGAACTCAAGCGCGAAAAACCTAAGGTTTTGTGAGAACTACGATAAAGGTAAATTCTTCTACTCCCTATCATTAAAGTTAATATCTTTTGATCGTATTATGACCATAGAATACAAGAACTGATGGAGTTGATAGTGGAATTAACTATAAGCTCTAAATGGCTAAATGAGACTTTGATGGGGTTGAATGAATAGTTTGGGTTAATGGTTTTAACCACTTAAATTATAGATTTTGAAGAGTTGTCTACACGAGGTTGTTGAGAAAAGACTTGGACAGTTGTTTCGAGGTGAGTTGAGGTTTCTTTCCTGAATCAAGGGTTAGATCAGAATGTTCATATTGAGTGTTTGATGGGATGTATAATCCAAGcctatatgtttatttattattattattttttgataaccgagaaatccgtctgggACTcaccctttggaccaatcacagtattctaaactcggtggataatgggcccgcccctctacccttctccacttaaataccgggcttcgctttgcatggtgtggggcttgaacctgcgacctaagccacaaatcctccaccttttgccacttgagctaggccttgggggcccAAGCCTATATGCTTATTCTAGCGAGCATATGATTTTTTGTGCTTAAATTGTTAGCCTTACACGTGAGAACGCTATGTGCATATGTTTGCTAATTACTCAGAATGACAGAAAATGATTAACTTCTATGATGTGTTCCAGTTAATTGCTTATATGAAATTATCTCCATATGTGCAAATGCTTTTATTGCTCAAACCTTCGGTTAGATTCAAATTAATGTGATTACGTTCATAGAGGGAGAAGTAGTCAACCTCCCTGAGTATGAGAGCGATGGTGTCCAGAGTTAGCTATCCCATGCTTGCAGCTGCTAACACACTCAGATTGAGCTACTTGATGACCCCATATATGGGTTGAGCTTGGTAAGCATACTCAGAGGCCCCATTAACGCACTCAGATAGGTTGAGTTTGATTGAGCTACTCAATGGCTCCTTCTACAAGTTGAAATTGAGTGAGCAAAATCAGAGGGCCCACAACAAATTTAGCAGTCCTGTGTGTGTTCCTAGATGCTCATGTACGTAGGGTCATCATGTGTTGATCTTTTCAAAAAGTTATTCcttctaaaaaaataacttcaatTCTAGACTTCCAGTTATCAACTTGAAGACTCAATTTTCACCTTcagtttttttgaaaaaggtaaCTTGTATTATGAACAAAAGGAATACTCAGAAAAGTATTCCAGTAATACTTACAACAAAATTACAGAGGGAGGGGTGTCCCTACTAAGCTTCATAAATAATCTAAAATACTAGGTTTCACCTTCAGTTTCAAACCTAGTTTTCAGATTCAATATCAGCTTACATATTTGCAGTATTATATTAGAATAACTTCCTTCACTTCTAGCATTTCATTATGATTATAAATGTATAGCTCATACTAGTCTTGTCCTCCGCTTAGGGAAATTGAAAATGAGACTTACAGGGTACCCTTTAAAGCTACTTAGCACATTTGGGCCTGCCATGCCGCGTGGCAAGTGTTGAGAAAGCAGGGAAACATAACACGTGGctagaagaagaaaagtcatAAATTCAGTGACAAGCTCCACTGATTCATTCCAGCAGTATTAGGCTCTTTTcagattttcatatatttagatGCTATATTATTCCCAGGGAAATGCCTTGAAGGTTTTTGTATTCATACTTCAGTTCTTAGAGGCTCATTACTTGCTAGTAGGTTTTAGCTTTCAAATACTTCTATGTTAAATCCGTCATTTAGTTTTTCAGTCTTTACTTAGTGCAGACTTTATTGTTGTGCTAAGTTCATTAATAGtcataaaacattaaaacagGGTTCACATAACGTCTACAAAGGCGCAGATTCTGTCAAATAATTGCTCACAAACCTTTTCCACCAGAAGCTCCAATAGCTATGCGTTCCCCAGGCTTGAAAAGCTGATTATCCACAATAACCCTATGAATCTCATCTTCAAACACCGTGTAAAAGCACTCCCTGCATATCTTTTTAGATAAATAACAAATTTTAGCACTTCAAAtctgtaaaaaaaagaaaatgaattgagGTAACGTGAGAGTACTTGTTCAAGGGTTTTAGGGCGTTTCAAGGCGGCGCGTTTTTCATTACAGAGAGTACACAACCGGCTCTTTGGCTTCGCCGTCTTCTCCATCTTACACGCAAAAACTACTAATCTGATCTCTTGCCGTCACCGGTGAAGGCTGATAATATTCACTTTTGCTCGCTATATCAATGGCTTCTTTAtgcatttttattaaattacaaAATACATCCTTTTGTTGTAAATTGGTGTCAAATTTGACCATGTATTGTACAGAATGAGTAACTTTGAAGATATATTTTTAACTATATTGATAAAAGAAAGATGGtaacttaatattttatatagtttttgaNaaaaagttactttttaaaagttattttttttaagtcaatccaaacgggctctcaGTTTTGTTCGCTATATCAATGGCTTCTTTATGCATTCTTATTAAATTACAAAATACATCCTTTTGTTGTAAATTGGAGTCAAATTTGACCATGTATTGTACAGAATGAGTAACTTTGAAGATATATTTTTAACTATATTGATAAAAGAAAGATGGtaacttaatattttatatagtttttgaatatttaagttttaattttgaaatattgaattaatttaattaaatttaattataaaaattaattaaattaattttttttaaaaatgaaacatgaCAACTATTGATGGAAGGAATATTAGggtaaatttaattttcttatttaagaAATTTGGACATCTAAATTTCAcgaaatgagttttcataatttCAAGAGCATGTTTGTTTGACGAATGACGACAATGTTATGAGCTAAAAGTACGATAGAAGATTAAAT
This genomic stretch from Solanum stenotomum isolate F172 chromosome 10, ASM1918654v1, whole genome shotgun sequence harbors:
- the LOC125878475 gene encoding cytoplasmic tRNA 2-thiolation protein 1 isoform X1: MEKTAKPKSRLCTLCNEKRAALKRPKTLEQICRECFYTVFEDEIHRVIVDNQLFKPGERIAIGASGGKDSTVLAYVMSELNRRHNYGLDLFLLSVDEGITGYRDDSLETVKRNEIQYGLPLKVVSYSELYGWTMDEIVKLIGLKNNCTFCGVFRRQALDRGAALLKVDKLVTGHNADDIAETVLLNILRGDIARLGRCTSIITGEDGPIPRCKPFKYTYEKEIVMYAYFKKLDYFSTECIYSPNAYRGFAREFIKDLERMRPRAILDIIKSGEDFRISTSTKMPEQGICERCGYISSQKWCKACVLLEGLNRGLPKLGIGRSRGINSEHNTNTKQANGTQSLQSKQCGSLDF